The Gemmata palustris genome includes a region encoding these proteins:
- a CDS encoding putative oxidoreductase C-terminal domain-containing protein: MFRLLRLMTVAPGHFHAALVQKRALYGIDPRTHVYAPLDADTLAHLARIAAFNNRPDQPTTWEVDLRAGADYLERFAREQPGNAVVLSGRNRPKIDLMRLAVSNCLPVIADKPWIIEHADFPKLEALFRESELREVFMWDMLTERFEITNWLVREFARDADLFGSWQTGAPNEPALQMRSVHFLKKLVNDRPLVRPWWWFDPATSGEAMADVGTHLADLSMWITAPDQPIDYATQIQMLAADRAPLVLTREQFGAVTGLGGFPDELRPYVVGRNLHYAGNNSATYTLRGVHVKLETAWEFESPAGGDTHACVARGTRATLTIRQQPGARPEIFVTATDPARHAEMVDRLRGRCDAFQRDFTGMFVSDLGTEAQVVIPDDWRASHEDHFAAVMDEFVRYFHAPRAVPPWERPNALARYYITTKAVEMARGAAPNPLHPTDY; this comes from the coding sequence TTGTTCCGCTTACTTCGTCTCATGACCGTGGCCCCCGGTCACTTCCACGCGGCTCTCGTGCAAAAGCGCGCGCTGTACGGGATCGACCCCCGCACGCACGTGTACGCGCCGCTCGACGCCGACACGCTCGCTCACCTCGCGCGGATCGCCGCGTTCAACAACCGGCCCGACCAACCGACGACCTGGGAAGTGGACCTCCGGGCCGGCGCCGACTACCTCGAACGGTTCGCGCGCGAGCAGCCCGGCAACGCGGTCGTCCTCAGCGGGCGCAACCGGCCGAAGATCGACCTGATGCGGCTCGCCGTGTCGAACTGCCTACCCGTTATCGCGGACAAGCCCTGGATCATCGAACACGCGGACTTCCCCAAACTCGAAGCCCTGTTCCGCGAGTCCGAGCTGCGCGAAGTGTTCATGTGGGACATGCTCACCGAGCGGTTCGAGATCACGAACTGGCTCGTCCGCGAGTTCGCCCGCGACGCGGACCTGTTCGGTTCGTGGCAGACCGGCGCCCCGAACGAGCCGGCCCTGCAGATGCGGAGCGTTCACTTCCTCAAGAAATTGGTCAACGATCGACCGCTCGTGCGGCCCTGGTGGTGGTTCGACCCGGCCACGTCCGGTGAAGCGATGGCCGACGTGGGCACGCACCTCGCGGACCTCTCCATGTGGATCACCGCGCCGGACCAGCCGATCGACTACGCGACGCAGATTCAGATGCTCGCCGCGGACCGGGCGCCGCTGGTGCTCACCCGGGAGCAGTTCGGCGCGGTCACGGGTCTGGGCGGCTTCCCGGACGAGTTGCGCCCGTATGTGGTGGGGCGAAATTTGCACTACGCCGGGAACAACAGCGCGACCTACACACTTCGCGGCGTTCACGTGAAACTGGAAACGGCCTGGGAGTTTGAATCGCCCGCGGGCGGCGACACGCACGCCTGCGTCGCGCGGGGAACGCGGGCGACGCTCACGATCCGCCAGCAGCCGGGCGCGCGGCCGGAGATATTCGTCACGGCGACCGACCCGGCGCGCCACGCAGAAATGGTGGACCGGCTCCGCGGTCGGTGCGATGCGTTCCAGCGCGATTTCACCGGGATGTTCGTCTCCGATCTCGGTACCGAAGCCCAGGTCGTCATCCCGGACGACTGGCGCGCGAGCCACGAGGACCACTTCGCGGCCGTAATGGACGAGTTCGTGCGGTACTTCCACGCGCCGCGTGCCGTTCCGCCGTGGGAGCGCCCGAACGCGCTCGCGCGGTACTACATCACCACGAAAGCCGTTGAGATGGCGCGCGGTGCCGCACCGAACCCGCTCCACCCGACCGATTATTGA
- a CDS encoding deoxyribodipyrimidine photolyase, with protein MDQELLASARVRLANERPVNTKGEYILYWPQMFRRLHSNHALDCALRLAAEYKKPLVVYEGLKLNYPWANARHHAFILQGMRDNAVAAKKLGVAYWPFVETLGDTGRGLVKRLAANAVCVVTDDYPAYIVPAHNRALAAKSDVPVILVDGNSVVPLARLGAPVAAAAHLRPRIHKLFAEEWHHRSAPVPEVSKVAKSKLDPPFRAWNPKENIATFVAALPVDQSVPPVPGIEGGSVAGRTALDSFIAEKLPNYAEGRNEPNDPAHNAASGLSPYLHYGHLSIQEVTEAVLGDEWTAKEINPKTRNKDDFFCRDANVNSFLDEAITWRDVGYHWHFARNSTNNANLEFTLNVSWCAPPTTDIPRFNFEMMDFSPGGERTLDIVLPDWARTTLRKHESDRREHLYDLEEFEAAATHDDLWNAAQRELVATGRIHNYLRMLWGKKVLEWSESPAVAYRVLEYLNNKYAIDGRDPNSYTGILWCFGLFDRPWPPEREVFGGVRYMSSANTARKFDLDGYYEYVDRVAPRS; from the coding sequence GTGGACCAGGAACTGTTGGCCAGCGCCCGGGTTCGGCTCGCGAACGAGCGGCCCGTTAATACGAAGGGCGAGTACATCCTGTATTGGCCCCAGATGTTTCGGCGGCTGCACTCGAACCACGCGCTCGATTGCGCGCTCCGGCTCGCCGCCGAATACAAGAAGCCGCTCGTGGTGTACGAGGGGCTGAAGCTGAACTACCCGTGGGCGAATGCCCGGCACCATGCGTTTATTCTGCAAGGAATGCGCGACAACGCGGTTGCGGCGAAGAAGCTCGGCGTCGCGTACTGGCCGTTCGTGGAGACGCTGGGCGACACCGGACGCGGGCTGGTGAAGCGACTCGCCGCGAATGCCGTGTGCGTTGTAACCGATGATTACCCCGCGTACATCGTTCCCGCACACAACCGCGCGCTCGCGGCGAAGAGTGACGTGCCGGTGATTCTGGTCGATGGCAATTCCGTTGTGCCGCTCGCGCGACTCGGGGCGCCTGTTGCGGCCGCTGCGCACCTGCGCCCCCGTATTCACAAGCTGTTTGCCGAGGAGTGGCACCACCGCTCCGCACCAGTCCCCGAGGTGTCGAAGGTCGCGAAGAGCAAGCTCGACCCGCCGTTCCGCGCGTGGAACCCCAAAGAAAATATCGCGACGTTCGTTGCCGCGCTGCCGGTCGATCAGAGCGTACCACCGGTGCCGGGGATCGAAGGCGGCTCCGTGGCGGGGCGAACCGCGCTAGATTCGTTTATAGCTGAGAAGCTGCCGAACTACGCGGAGGGGCGCAACGAACCGAATGACCCCGCGCACAACGCGGCGAGCGGCCTGAGTCCGTACCTGCACTACGGCCATCTCAGCATTCAGGAGGTCACGGAGGCCGTTTTGGGTGACGAGTGGACCGCGAAAGAAATCAATCCGAAGACCCGGAACAAGGACGATTTCTTTTGTCGCGATGCGAACGTGAACAGTTTTTTGGACGAGGCGATTACCTGGCGCGATGTGGGTTATCACTGGCATTTCGCACGAAATTCGACGAATAACGCGAATTTAGAATTCACCCTCAATGTCAGTTGGTGCGCGCCCCCAACAACCGACATTCCGCGATTTAATTTCGAGATGATGGATTTTTCCCCGGGTGGCGAACGCACCCTGGACATCGTGTTGCCAGACTGGGCACGAACCACGCTCCGCAAGCACGAATCCGACCGGCGCGAGCACCTCTACGACCTCGAAGAGTTTGAAGCCGCCGCGACCCACGACGACCTTTGGAACGCGGCCCAGCGCGAACTGGTCGCGACCGGGCGCATTCACAACTACCTGCGGATGTTGTGGGGCAAGAAGGTATTGGAATGGAGCGAATCGCCGGCGGTCGCGTACCGCGTGCTGGAGTACCTCAATAACAAGTACGCGATCGATGGACGCGACCCGAACTCGTACACGGGCATTTTGTGGTGCTTCGGGCTGTTCGACCGCCCGTGGCCCCCGGAGCGCGAGGTTTTCGGAGGGGTGCGCTACATGTCGTCCGCGAACACCGCCCGGAAGTTCGACCTCGATGGCTACTACGAGTACGTTGATCGGGTCGCCCCGCGCTCGTGA
- a CDS encoding ABC transporter ATP-binding protein, whose translation MPEAVLEVTDIRKRYGETVALDGVSLAVQPGEVFGLLGPNGAGKTTLLSIAAGLTRADGGSVKLFGRPFTHDDRALRHLIGIGTQDLAIYPDLTARENLRFFGKLYALRGKQLESRVAEVLAAVELTDRANDRAGAFSGGMKRRLNLAVAVVHAPKLLILDEPTTGVDPQSRNHIFEQVKALNAAGLTVIYTSHYMEEVQTLCKRIAVLDNGTLRACDTLPNLLRRLDTTVRVTVSGAPSNFLQRLQAIPGVKRVGEQRQPNPLTPFPKKEGGTEQNPSPAPPLNGEGLNTENSSAPVLGSAPPSFLGKGVGGLGSSGIGFSTFDVVVEDIGPVLARIASECAASGANLTSATTTEPTLERVFLNLTGRGLRD comes from the coding sequence ATGCCAGAAGCGGTACTCGAAGTCACGGACATTCGCAAACGGTACGGCGAAACCGTTGCTCTAGACGGTGTTTCGCTCGCCGTGCAACCGGGCGAAGTCTTCGGCCTGCTCGGTCCCAACGGTGCCGGCAAGACGACGCTGCTTTCGATCGCGGCCGGGCTGACGCGCGCCGACGGCGGGTCGGTGAAACTCTTCGGCCGACCGTTCACGCACGACGACCGCGCACTGCGCCACCTCATCGGCATCGGTACGCAAGACCTCGCGATCTACCCCGACCTGACCGCACGCGAGAACCTCCGGTTCTTCGGCAAGCTCTACGCTCTTCGCGGGAAGCAACTGGAATCGCGGGTCGCCGAGGTGCTCGCCGCAGTGGAACTGACTGATCGCGCGAACGACCGCGCCGGCGCGTTCTCCGGCGGCATGAAGCGCAGGCTGAACCTCGCGGTCGCGGTCGTACACGCGCCGAAGTTGCTCATTCTGGACGAGCCGACAACGGGCGTGGACCCACAGAGCCGCAACCACATCTTCGAGCAGGTGAAGGCCCTCAACGCGGCCGGGCTCACGGTGATTTACACGAGCCACTACATGGAAGAGGTGCAAACGCTGTGCAAGCGCATTGCCGTCCTCGACAACGGCACGCTCCGGGCCTGCGACACGCTCCCGAACCTGCTCCGGCGCCTCGACACGACCGTCCGCGTCACGGTGTCCGGCGCGCCGAGCAACTTCCTCCAGCGTCTGCAAGCGATACCGGGTGTGAAGAGAGTGGGGGAGCAAAGACAACCTAACCCCCTAACCCCCTTCCCTAAGAAGGAAGGGGGAACAGAACAGAACCCCTCCCCAGCCCCTCCCCTAAACGGAGAGGGGCTTAATACCGAAAACAGTTCCGCACCTGTTCTTGGCTCTGCTCCCCCTTCTTTCTTAGGGAAGGGGGTTGGGGGGTTAGGTTCTTCGGGCATAGGTTTCTCCACCTTCGATGTCGTGGTCGAAGACATCGGCCCAGTCCTGGCGCGGATTGCGTCCGAGTGCGCCGCAAGCGGGGCGAACCTCACCTCCGCGACCACCACCGAGCCGACTCTGGAGCGCGTGTTCCTGAACCTCACTGGCCGCGGGCTAAGGGATTAG
- a CDS encoding ABC transporter permease yields MPILTLAAKDLRLLLRDPRSAVILLVTPLLLILVLGLALGEGFGEKPDDRLRISVVNLDRGLPGKVPFPEKPWSEVVIDDMSATQDIRLEIIRDRGEAERLIAKNRRAAVIVFEEDFSERMHRCSFLTSADSVNPFGRDGVRLNQLGASLLNDRTQPVSASIIEQVTQVTLLRVVIPWMIGKAFARVGDEKFMELVANRLNGVKPIAPEVLQELDPVVQKLLVALTSDKDFPKIVLDEFRATKGSNFFKASEDALVIANRKGEFQRAVHKAFQNRAIMERVGKDVAFGEVLTPSVQKQVGPTVKRGVGDLFSNYNFEATRWSDLVKSDTREGVAANRIEYHDTAGSGVLNRGALRYQILVPSYTVMFAFFLVLSVGWLFVGERKHGTMVRLRAAPLTRGQILLGKLLPCLAVSLLQGAFLLAAGQLLFGMTWGSRPELLLPLVASTSFAAVGLAILVASVARTETQVAVYGTLLVLVLGGVSGSLMPRDLMPEQMKTISLVTPHAWALDAYNQLLATPAPDISAVLTACAALCAFGAVFTALAWWRMDLE; encoded by the coding sequence ATGCCCATTCTCACACTCGCCGCGAAAGACCTTCGACTGTTGCTCCGCGACCCGCGGAGCGCGGTCATTCTGCTTGTCACGCCGCTGTTGCTCATTCTCGTGCTGGGGCTGGCGCTGGGTGAGGGTTTCGGCGAGAAGCCGGACGATCGGCTCCGCATCTCCGTCGTGAACCTCGATCGCGGGCTGCCCGGAAAGGTGCCCTTCCCCGAAAAGCCGTGGTCGGAAGTCGTGATCGACGACATGAGCGCGACGCAAGACATTCGGCTGGAAATCATCCGCGACCGCGGTGAAGCCGAGCGCCTGATCGCGAAGAACCGGCGCGCCGCGGTCATCGTGTTCGAGGAGGATTTCAGCGAACGGATGCACCGCTGCTCGTTCCTCACGAGTGCCGATTCCGTTAACCCGTTCGGGCGCGACGGCGTGCGCCTTAACCAACTCGGCGCCTCGCTGCTAAACGACCGCACGCAACCCGTGTCCGCGTCCATCATCGAGCAGGTCACGCAGGTCACGCTCCTGCGCGTGGTGATTCCGTGGATGATCGGGAAGGCGTTCGCCCGCGTCGGTGACGAGAAGTTCATGGAACTGGTCGCGAACCGCCTCAACGGTGTGAAGCCGATCGCACCGGAGGTTCTTCAGGAACTCGACCCGGTGGTGCAGAAACTGCTCGTCGCGCTCACCAGCGATAAGGACTTTCCGAAGATCGTGCTGGACGAGTTTCGCGCAACAAAGGGGAGCAACTTCTTCAAAGCCAGTGAAGACGCCCTCGTCATCGCGAACCGCAAGGGCGAGTTCCAGCGCGCGGTTCATAAGGCGTTCCAGAACCGCGCGATCATGGAGCGCGTGGGTAAAGACGTCGCGTTCGGCGAGGTACTCACGCCCTCGGTGCAAAAGCAGGTGGGACCAACGGTGAAGCGCGGGGTCGGCGATTTGTTCTCGAACTACAACTTCGAGGCGACGCGATGGAGCGATCTGGTGAAGAGCGATACCCGCGAGGGCGTCGCCGCGAACCGCATCGAGTACCACGACACGGCCGGTAGCGGCGTGCTAAATCGCGGCGCGCTGCGGTACCAGATCCTGGTGCCGTCGTACACGGTGATGTTCGCGTTCTTCCTGGTACTGAGCGTGGGCTGGCTGTTCGTCGGCGAGCGCAAGCACGGCACGATGGTGCGCCTCCGCGCCGCCCCGCTCACACGCGGGCAGATCCTCCTCGGCAAACTGCTCCCGTGCCTCGCGGTGTCGCTGCTCCAGGGGGCGTTCTTGCTCGCGGCCGGGCAGCTCCTCTTCGGGATGACGTGGGGTTCGCGCCCGGAGCTTCTACTGCCCCTCGTGGCCAGCACCTCTTTCGCGGCCGTGGGGCTCGCGATTCTGGTCGCGAGCGTCGCGCGCACCGAAACACAGGTCGCGGTCTACGGCACGCTGCTGGTACTCGTGCTCGGCGGCGTGAGCGGATCACTGATGCCGCGCGACCTGATGCCTGAACAGATGAAGACGATCAGCCTCGTGACCCCACACGCTTGGGCGCTGGACGCTTACAACCAACTGCTCGCGACCCCGGCCCCGGACATATCAGCCGTGCTCACCGCGTGCGCGGCATTGTGTGCGTTCGGCGCGGTGTTCACGGCGCTCGCGTGGTGGCGAATGGATTTGGAATAA
- a CDS encoding glucuronate isomerase, with protein sequence MPADQLVQNLESALSKVPLIDPHSHIDPLSPVSKSLDDILGYHYYTELAHSAGMGQALLSRDADPRERVREIVRFMDRYDNTAQYGWFVDIARTFLGFDEQETHVTAADADKLFDAAQKTFAQPDWEAQVFAKSRLEKIFLTNEFDDPLQGFDTTKYVPCLRTDSLVFNLDKPDTRRRLEAISGVHVHDGATLRMALAKVFLHFTRNGAKACAISLPPNFHPAKFDDEHFYEQMQFHGYHDLAPGMFWLIAEFCRDFRLPFDLMIGVNRRVYEKGVYQGQDLFDQRTSLLQYKELFNAFPDVTFPVSVLTSAQNQELMAYSWIFPNVLPNGHWWYSNTPPFIRKDLTERITAVPKTKLIGYYSDAYKLEFVKPKYGMYRRILAGVLADEFVRPGALSETDAVALGTRLLRDNVKDVFKV encoded by the coding sequence ATGCCGGCCGATCAACTGGTGCAGAACCTGGAATCCGCACTGTCCAAGGTTCCCCTTATTGACCCGCACTCGCACATCGACCCGCTCAGCCCGGTCTCGAAGTCCCTCGACGACATCCTCGGCTACCACTACTACACCGAACTCGCCCACTCCGCCGGGATGGGTCAGGCACTCCTGTCACGGGACGCGGACCCGCGCGAGCGCGTGCGCGAAATCGTCCGGTTCATGGACCGGTACGACAACACTGCCCAGTACGGCTGGTTCGTGGACATCGCCCGCACGTTTCTGGGCTTCGACGAACAGGAAACGCACGTCACCGCGGCCGACGCGGACAAACTCTTCGACGCTGCGCAAAAGACGTTCGCGCAACCGGACTGGGAAGCGCAGGTGTTCGCGAAGTCGCGCCTCGAAAAGATCTTCCTGACGAACGAGTTCGACGACCCGCTCCAGGGCTTCGACACCACGAAGTACGTCCCGTGTTTGCGGACGGACTCACTGGTGTTCAATCTCGATAAGCCCGACACGCGGCGCCGGCTCGAGGCGATCAGCGGCGTCCACGTTCACGACGGGGCGACGCTGCGAATGGCGCTAGCGAAAGTGTTCCTGCACTTCACGCGGAACGGGGCGAAGGCGTGTGCGATCTCGCTCCCGCCCAACTTCCACCCGGCGAAGTTCGACGACGAGCACTTCTACGAACAGATGCAGTTCCACGGGTACCACGACCTCGCGCCCGGCATGTTCTGGCTGATCGCCGAGTTCTGCCGCGACTTCCGGCTCCCGTTCGACTTAATGATCGGCGTGAACCGTCGTGTTTACGAGAAGGGCGTTTACCAGGGGCAAGACCTGTTCGACCAGCGCACCAGTTTGCTGCAATACAAGGAACTGTTCAACGCCTTCCCGGACGTGACGTTCCCGGTCTCGGTGCTGACGAGCGCGCAGAACCAGGAACTGATGGCGTACTCGTGGATCTTCCCGAACGTGCTGCCGAACGGCCACTGGTGGTACTCGAACACCCCGCCGTTCATCCGCAAGGACTTGACGGAGCGCATCACCGCGGTGCCGAAGACGAAGCTGATCGGGTACTATTCGGACGCCTACAAGCTGGAGTTCGTGAAGCCAAAGTACGGCATGTACCGGCGCATTCTTGCGGGCGTGTTGGCAGACGAGTTCGTCCGCCCCGGGGCACTCAGTGAGACGGACGCGGTCGCACTGGGCACGCGGCTCCTGCGCGACAACGTGAAGGACGTGTTCAAGGTGTAG
- a CDS encoding TraR/DksA family transcriptional regulator has protein sequence MIVPQPCARCGGEIPPERLEAIPETRVCVACSKEMGGEFTVVATPERISKEGSLKKNYGGYSTQKIRRPIKPKSSE, from the coding sequence ATGATCGTTCCACAACCGTGTGCACGGTGCGGCGGCGAGATCCCGCCCGAGCGGTTGGAAGCCATCCCCGAGACGAGGGTGTGCGTGGCGTGCAGCAAAGAGATGGGCGGCGAGTTCACGGTGGTCGCGACACCGGAACGGATCAGCAAGGAGGGCAGCCTCAAGAAGAACTACGGCGGGTACAGTACCCAGAAGATCCGGAGGCCGATCAAGCCGAAGAGTAGCGAGTGA
- a CDS encoding HEAT repeat domain-containing protein encodes MSDTPTFANLLTQWSTGGPAVRGEIYAHLRATPAEAAALESFIRAELNAALPARRVIAAEAMVEVYRDEGAAGAALAWVLRRANLAASADAVAVMRKLAPDRAGPLIVDFALHAPAEFRGLAPGDQKWAGETVVRSGERAAELWLALLGHAGPQVESALLMGLADGAGHATSDLSITLEPVRARLLHPEAGFAAGAALWRLTWRVNRAWLATIDPQSPQFENDPLLLALLTDVLCEHLGRRPDLEPLARELLVRLGTEAQDLFVPAVQRVARLGARGWAVLIPILSDPNIPAQTRAVVFSKAAKCVPARLLARPHAHNVILERTRDCSAVPLDLLEAAGRVLYALGSGASSVLPDVLELIAKQPETARTVCPVLPWIAQGDPNATTLVARTLDRLRRSVVFTPDAFAALAKVFAGLNLDGAVALVEDTNLDPRTLECVLQQPAWKTAPTEVRRRHATALANNLSSPAPEVRVRAADALRQYPDQLPTVWPALVALLTSSDERSVVLVLPLFRHLTSVADDVSPELRELLREPNPTLAARAAVALGHLGQMRLVAPELRETVIAATDNARGWAVLRELADRVTCAHKLLHDLVLVFADAPQEIVARVYALLYPPDLDEESAIAVHVPRPGEPTSPQAVDWDGVYQCVGSNPEGGLLFVALMCAFGSGGFTAQKIWLIKHQKALAGTSLAEARDIVERAIDQLTASVAPGVKRGCVREYFRATDALPSSIPELLGHRISWYRWAGLELLDAWGAPEYPAALLEDRIWDRSTLVRTRALRMNQR; translated from the coding sequence ATGTCCGATACCCCCACGTTCGCGAACCTGCTCACGCAATGGAGCACCGGCGGACCCGCCGTGCGCGGGGAGATCTACGCCCACCTGCGTGCGACCCCCGCCGAGGCCGCCGCGCTCGAATCGTTCATCCGCGCCGAGTTGAACGCAGCGCTCCCCGCGCGCCGGGTGATCGCGGCCGAGGCGATGGTCGAGGTGTACCGCGACGAAGGTGCCGCCGGTGCCGCGCTCGCGTGGGTGCTGCGTCGAGCGAATTTGGCCGCGTCCGCGGACGCGGTCGCCGTGATGCGCAAACTCGCGCCGGACCGGGCCGGACCGCTGATCGTGGACTTCGCCCTTCACGCGCCGGCGGAGTTCCGCGGGCTGGCGCCGGGGGACCAAAAATGGGCCGGCGAAACTGTGGTTCGTTCCGGCGAACGCGCGGCGGAACTTTGGCTGGCGCTTCTCGGTCACGCCGGTCCGCAAGTCGAATCCGCCCTGCTCATGGGTCTGGCCGATGGCGCGGGACACGCAACCAGCGACCTCTCGATCACACTGGAACCCGTTCGTGCCCGGTTGCTCCACCCCGAAGCGGGGTTCGCGGCCGGTGCCGCGCTCTGGCGACTGACGTGGCGAGTCAACCGCGCGTGGCTCGCAACTATCGATCCGCAAAGCCCGCAATTTGAAAACGACCCGCTCCTACTCGCGCTCCTGACGGACGTGCTCTGTGAGCACCTCGGTCGGCGACCGGACCTCGAGCCACTCGCGCGCGAGCTTTTGGTGCGCCTGGGCACCGAGGCGCAGGACTTATTTGTGCCCGCGGTCCAGCGCGTGGCTCGCCTCGGCGCACGGGGGTGGGCCGTACTGATCCCGATCCTCAGTGATCCAAACATACCGGCGCAAACGCGGGCGGTCGTATTCAGTAAAGCCGCGAAGTGCGTTCCAGCGCGCCTGCTCGCGCGCCCCCACGCACACAACGTGATTCTGGAGCGCACGCGCGATTGCAGCGCGGTGCCACTGGACTTGCTCGAGGCCGCGGGCCGGGTGCTGTACGCGCTCGGTTCGGGCGCCAGTTCCGTGCTACCGGACGTTCTGGAACTGATCGCGAAGCAGCCCGAAACCGCGCGCACGGTGTGCCCGGTTCTGCCGTGGATCGCGCAGGGCGATCCGAACGCGACCACCCTGGTCGCGCGAACCCTCGACCGGCTCCGGCGGTCCGTCGTATTCACCCCGGATGCGTTCGCGGCTCTGGCCAAGGTGTTCGCGGGACTGAATCTCGACGGGGCCGTAGCGCTGGTGGAAGACACGAACCTCGACCCGCGCACGCTGGAGTGCGTCCTCCAACAACCGGCCTGGAAGACGGCGCCGACCGAGGTACGCCGGCGGCACGCGACCGCGCTCGCAAACAATCTGAGTTCGCCGGCCCCCGAGGTGCGGGTGCGAGCGGCCGATGCGCTCCGCCAGTACCCGGACCAGTTGCCGACGGTGTGGCCGGCCCTGGTCGCGCTTCTGACCAGCAGCGACGAGCGATCTGTGGTGCTGGTGCTACCATTGTTCCGCCACCTCACCTCGGTGGCCGACGACGTATCTCCCGAACTGCGAGAGCTGTTACGCGAACCGAACCCGACCCTCGCAGCGCGAGCGGCGGTCGCACTCGGGCACCTCGGGCAGATGCGACTCGTGGCGCCCGAACTGCGCGAAACCGTTATCGCAGCAACAGACAATGCCCGGGGATGGGCGGTGCTCCGCGAGTTGGCGGATCGGGTCACGTGTGCGCACAAACTACTTCACGATCTCGTGCTCGTATTTGCGGATGCGCCACAAGAAATCGTAGCAAGGGTGTACGCACTGCTATACCCGCCGGACTTGGACGAAGAGTCCGCGATCGCGGTTCACGTCCCGCGCCCGGGTGAACCGACCTCCCCACAAGCGGTGGATTGGGACGGTGTTTATCAGTGCGTCGGGAGCAATCCCGAGGGCGGGTTGCTGTTCGTCGCACTCATGTGTGCGTTCGGTTCGGGCGGGTTCACGGCGCAGAAGATCTGGCTCATCAAGCACCAGAAAGCACTGGCCGGCACCAGTCTGGCGGAGGCAAGAGACATTGTCGAACGGGCCATCGATCAGCTCACCGCATCGGTGGCCCCGGGCGTAAAACGAGGGTGCGTTCGCGAATATTTCCGCGCCACCGACGCGCTACCATCGAGTATTCCCGAGTTGTTGGGGCACCGTATCAGTTGGTACCGGTGGGCGGGTCTGGAACTGCTCGACGCTTGGGGCGCGCCCGAGTACCCGGCCGCATTGCTCGAAGACCGTATCTGGGACCGCAGCACGCTTGTGCGTACTCGCGCCCTGCGCATGAACCAAAGGTAA
- a CDS encoding DNA-directed RNA polymerase subunit alpha C-terminal domain-containing protein, which yields MSSGPITETVTLSQARDLIGCLSHEQSVLLLAPPGVGKSDVVHQAARAAGLECKSLLGTQIAPEDVSGVPRIVGERSVFCPPRVLLPENATKFCLFLDELPACAPDVQKAFYSLLLERRIGEYLLPEGTWVVAAGNRAEDKALVRTISSALVNRVLILNVRIDVPEWITWAHANYVRADVVAFIEQNPDALLRPVPDKVAPFSTPRAWASLARALDLVGARGQLTPALVRALAVGRVSEDDARRFATAWLGSPAESTALEEKLNWALAELGLSARAHNCLESESIATVRELVRRNDDELLEVRNFSETTLREVKAKLALHGLSLGMKV from the coding sequence ATGAGTTCCGGCCCGATCACTGAAACGGTCACACTGTCACAGGCGCGCGACCTCATTGGCTGCCTGTCGCACGAACAGAGCGTGCTGTTACTCGCGCCGCCGGGCGTCGGCAAATCGGACGTGGTGCATCAAGCGGCGCGCGCCGCAGGGCTGGAGTGCAAATCGCTCCTGGGCACGCAGATCGCGCCCGAAGACGTGTCCGGCGTTCCGCGAATCGTCGGCGAGCGCAGCGTGTTCTGTCCGCCGCGCGTGCTGCTACCCGAGAACGCGACCAAGTTCTGCCTCTTCCTCGACGAACTCCCGGCCTGCGCCCCGGACGTGCAGAAAGCCTTTTATTCGCTGCTGCTCGAACGGCGCATCGGGGAGTACCTGTTGCCCGAAGGCACGTGGGTCGTCGCGGCCGGCAACCGCGCGGAAGATAAGGCTCTTGTGCGCACCATTTCCAGCGCGCTCGTGAATCGCGTACTCATTCTGAACGTGCGCATCGACGTACCGGAGTGGATCACCTGGGCGCACGCCAACTACGTTCGCGCGGACGTGGTGGCGTTCATCGAGCAGAACCCGGACGCCCTGCTCCGCCCGGTACCGGACAAAGTCGCGCCCTTCTCCACCCCGCGGGCGTGGGCTTCACTTGCGCGCGCGCTCGACCTCGTCGGCGCACGCGGTCAGCTCACGCCCGCGCTGGTTCGTGCCCTCGCGGTCGGGCGCGTCAGCGAGGACGACGCCCGCCGGTTCGCGACCGCGTGGCTCGGGAGCCCGGCCGAATCGACCGCGCTGGAAGAAAAATTGAACTGGGCACTCGCGGAGCTGGGGCTGTCCGCGCGCGCGCACAATTGTCTCGAGTCAGAAAGTATCGCGACCGTGCGCGAACTGGTCCGGCGCAACGACGACGAGTTACTAGAGGTTCGCAACTTCAGTGAAACGACTCTGCGCGAGGTGAAGGCCAAACTCGCGCTCCACGGTCTGAGTTTGGGCATGAAGGTGTAA